The Zalophus californianus isolate mZalCal1 chromosome 7, mZalCal1.pri.v2, whole genome shotgun sequence genome includes a region encoding these proteins:
- the LOC113926241 gene encoding HLA class II histocompatibility antigen, DO alpha chain → MVLSGGLVLGLHTLMSLLSPHETGAIKADHMGSYGPAFYQSYGASGQFAHEFDGEQLFSVELKKREAVWRLPEFGNLAHFDPQNGLASIAVIKAHLDVLVERSNRTRATTVPPRVTVLPKFRVELGQPNVLICIVDNIFPPVINITWLRNGQIISEGVAQTSFYSQPDHLFRKFCYLTFVPSADDMYDCKVEHWGLDEPLLKHWEPQVPIPVPDTTETLICAVGLALGLVGFLVGTILIIRGTCLSRARR, encoded by the exons ATGGTCCTCAGTGGGGGGCTAGTCCTGGGACTCCACACCTTGATGAGCCTCCTGAGCCCCCACGAAACTGGGGCCATCAAGG CTGATCACATGGGCTCCTATGGACCAGCCTTCTACCAATCCTATGGTGCCTCGGGTCAGTTTGCCCATGAATTTGATGGGGAACAGCTGTTCTCTGTGGAACTGAAGAAGAGGGAGGCCGTGTGGCGTTTGCCTGAGTTTGGCAACTTGGCCCACTTCGACCCACAGAATGGACTGGCCAGCATCGCGGTGATCAAAGCCCATCTGGATGTCTTGGTGGAACGCTCCAACCGCACCAGAGCCACCACCG TGCCTCCGAGAGTGACTGTACTCCCCAAGTTTCGAGTGGAGCTGGGCCAGCCCAACGTCCTCATCTGCATTGTGGACAACATCTTCCCTCCTGTGATCAATATCACCTGGCTGCGCAACGGTCAAATAATCAGCGAGGGGGTGGCCCAGACCAGCTTCTATTCCCAGCCTGACCATCTGTTCCGCAAGTTCTGCTACCTGACCTTCGTGCCCTCTGCAGACGACATGTATGACTGCAAGGTGGAGCACTGGGGCCTGGATGAGCCGCTCCTCAAGCACTGGG aGCCCCAGGTGCCTATCCCAGTGCCAGACACCACCGAGACTCTGATCTGTGCTGTCGGCCTGGCTCTCGGCCTGGTGGGCTTCCTTGTGGGCACCATCCTCATCATCAGAGGCACATGCTTGTCCAGAGCCCGCAG GTAA